Proteins from a single region of Streptococcus mitis:
- a CDS encoding helix-hairpin-helix domain-containing protein — MEAIIEKIKEYKIIVICTGLGLLVGGFFLLKPAPQIPVKETNLQGEVAAVSKVSSTEKDVKREEKDESVEQDVITVDVKGAVKSPGIYDLPVGSRVNDAVQKAGGLTEQADSKSLNLAQKVSDEALVYVPTKGEEAASQQTGSGTASSKNKEKKVNLNKASLEELKQVKGLGGKRAQDIIDHRESNGKFKSVDELKKVSGIGAKTIEKLKDYVTAD, encoded by the coding sequence ATGGAAGCAATTATCGAGAAAATCAAAGAGTATAAAATCATCGTCATCTGTACTGGTCTGGGCTTGCTTGTAGGAGGATTTTTCCTGCTAAAACCAGCTCCACAAATACCTGTTAAAGAGACGAATTTACAGGGAGAAGTTGCAGCTGTTTCCAAGGTTTCATCGACCGAAAAGGATGTGAAGAGGGAAGAGAAGGACGAATCGGTTGAACAAGATGTGATTACAGTAGATGTGAAAGGCGCTGTTAAATCACCAGGGATTTATGACTTGCCAGTAGGTAGTCGGGTCAATGATGCTGTTCAAAAGGCGGGTGGCTTGACAGAGCAAGCAGACAGCAAATCGCTCAATCTAGCTCAGAAAGTTAGTGATGAGGCTCTGGTCTACGTTCCAACTAAGGGAGAAGAAGCAGCTAGTCAACAGACTGGTTCTGGGACAGCTTCTTCAAAGAACAAGGAAAAGAAGGTCAATCTCAACAAGGCCAGTCTGGAAGAGCTCAAGCAGGTCAAGGGTCTGGGTGGCAAACGAGCTCAGGATATTATCGACCATCGTGAATCAAATGGGAAATTCAAGTCGGTTGATGAACTCAAGAAGGTTTCTGGCATTGGTGCTAAAACGATAGAAAAGCTAAAAGACTATGTTACAGCGGATTAA
- a CDS encoding GNAT family N-acetyltransferase, giving the protein MESIFLKLAQYPIVETERLLLRPVTLDDAEEMFDYASDKDNTRYTFPTNQSLEETKNNIAQFYLANPLGRWGIELKSNSQFIGTIDLHKIDPILKKAAIGYIINKKYWNQGLTTEANRAVIKLAFENIGMNKLIALHDKDNPASGKVMEKSGMRFSHEEPYARMDNKEPGRIITRVYYVLTKEDYFANK; this is encoded by the coding sequence ATGGAATCAATCTTTTTAAAACTAGCTCAGTATCCCATAGTCGAGACTGAGCGTTTATTGCTTAGACCTGTAACCTTGGATGATGCGGAAGAAATGTTTGACTATGCCTCGGACAAGGATAATACACGCTACACTTTTCCAACAAATCAGAGCCTAGAAGAGACCAAGAATAACATTGCTCAGTTCTACTTGGCCAATCCCTTGGGACGGTGGGGAATCGAACTAAAAAGCAATAGTCAGTTTATCGGAACTATTGATTTGCACAAGATTGATCCCATTCTCAAAAAGGCAGCTATTGGTTACATTATCAATAAAAAGTATTGGAATCAAGGTTTGACGACAGAAGCCAATCGTGCCGTGATTAAGCTGGCTTTTGAGAATATTGGAATGAACAAGTTGATCGCCCTTCACGATAAGGATAATCCCGCATCTGGCAAGGTCATGGAGAAATCAGGCATGCGTTTTTCCCACGAAGAACCCTATGCCAGAATGGATAATAAAGAACCAGGTCGAATTATCACAAGAGTTTATTATGTCTTGACTAAGGAAGACTATTTTGCAAATAAATAA
- a CDS encoding ABC transporter ATP-binding protein has protein sequence MLQLTHVTLKTRQVILQDVDFTFERGRIYGILAINGSGKTTLFRAISNLIPISSGNIALSPSLFYYESIEWLDGNLSGMDYLRLIKNIWQSGLNLGDEIDYWEMSDYISLPIRKYSLGMKQRLVIAMYFLSQAKCWLMDEITNGLDEYYRQKFFDRLAQIDRQEQLVLLSSHYKEEMVDVCDRVVTIHRGKIEEV, from the coding sequence ATGTTGCAACTTACTCATGTGACCTTAAAAACGCGACAAGTCATCTTACAAGATGTTGATTTTACATTTGAAAGGGGTAGGATTTATGGTATTCTTGCTATAAATGGCTCTGGAAAGACGACACTGTTCCGTGCCATTAGCAATTTAATTCCTATAAGTAGTGGAAATATCGCACTCTCTCCTTCTTTGTTTTATTATGAGAGTATTGAATGGCTGGATGGAAACTTAAGTGGGATGGACTATCTTCGCCTGATCAAGAACATCTGGCAGTCAGGGCTGAACTTGGGGGATGAAATTGATTACTGGGAAATGTCTGACTATATCAGCCTTCCCATTCGCAAGTATTCCTTAGGCATGAAGCAACGCTTGGTGATTGCCATGTATTTCCTCAGTCAGGCGAAATGCTGGCTTATGGATGAGATTACAAATGGCTTAGATGAGTATTATCGACAGAAGTTTTTTGATAGGCTAGCACAAATCGATAGACAAGAACAGCTGGTTCTTTTAAGTTCCCACTATAAGGAAGAGATGGTTGATGTCTGCGATAGAGTAGTAACCATTCATCGGGGAAAGATAGAAGAGGTTTAG
- the infC gene encoding translation initiation factor IF-3, translated as MKTIAKQDLFINDEIRVREVRLIGLEGEQLGIKPLSEAQALADNANVDLVLIQPQAKPPVAKIMDYGKFKFEYQKKQKEQRKKQSVVTVKEVRLSPTIDKGDFDTKLRNARKFLEKGNKVKVSIRFKGRMITHKEIGAKVLAEFAEATQDIAIIEQRAKMDGRQMFMQLAPATDKK; from the coding sequence GTGAAAACCATAGCAAAGCAAGACTTATTCATCAATGATGAGATTCGTGTACGTGAAGTTCGCTTGATTGGTCTTGAAGGAGAACAGCTAGGCATCAAGCCACTCAGTGAAGCGCAAGCTTTGGCTGATAACGCTAATGTTGACCTAGTATTGATTCAACCCCAAGCCAAACCGCCTGTTGCAAAAATTATGGACTACGGTAAGTTCAAATTTGAGTACCAGAAGAAGCAAAAAGAACAACGTAAAAAACAAAGTGTTGTTACTGTGAAAGAAGTTCGTCTAAGTCCAACGATTGACAAGGGTGACTTTGATACAAAACTTCGCAATGCACGCAAATTCCTTGAAAAAGGAAATAAAGTTAAGGTATCTATTCGCTTTAAGGGTCGTATGATTACCCATAAAGAGATTGGTGCAAAAGTTTTAGCCGAGTTTGCTGAAGCAACTCAAGATATTGCAATCATCGAACAACGTGCTAAAATGGATGGACGTCAAATGTTCATGCAATTGGCGCCAGCGACTGACAAAAAATAA
- a CDS encoding PhoH family protein, which yields MKEHSIDIQLSHPDDLFHLFGSNERHLRLMEEELDVVIHARTEIVQVLGEENACEEARQVIQALMVLVNRGMTVGTPDVVTAISMVKNDEIDKFVALYEEEIIKDNTGKPIRVKTLGQKLYVDSVKQHDVTFGIGPAGTGKTFLAVTLAVTALKRGQVKRIILTRPAVEAGESLGFLPGDLKEKVDPYLRPVYDALYQILGKDQTTRLMEREIIEIAPLAYMRGRTLDDAFVILDEAQNTTIMQMKMFLTRLGFNSKMIVNGDISQIDLPRNVKSGLIDAQEKLKNIHQIDFVHFSAKDVVRHPVVAQIIRAYEPAPVKNEESEELESQPLSEG from the coding sequence TTGAAGGAACATTCAATTGACATTCAACTGAGTCATCCAGATGACCTGTTTCATCTTTTTGGTTCCAATGAACGCCATCTTCGTTTGATGGAAGAAGAGCTTGATGTTGTGATTCATGCTCGTACGGAGATTGTCCAGGTTTTGGGAGAAGAGAATGCCTGTGAGGAAGCTCGTCAGGTTATTCAAGCTCTCATGGTTTTGGTGAATCGTGGGATGACAGTCGGCACACCAGATGTGGTGACTGCGATTAGCATGGTCAAAAACGATGAAATCGACAAGTTTGTTGCCCTTTACGAAGAAGAAATTATCAAGGACAATACAGGTAAACCGATTCGCGTCAAAACATTGGGTCAAAAGCTTTATGTGGATAGTGTTAAACAGCACGATGTGACCTTTGGAATCGGACCAGCAGGGACAGGGAAGACCTTTCTTGCAGTGACCTTGGCAGTGACTGCCCTTAAACGTGGGCAGGTCAAGCGAATTATCCTGACTCGTCCAGCAGTGGAAGCAGGAGAGAGTCTAGGTTTTCTTCCGGGTGATCTTAAGGAGAAGGTGGATCCTTACCTTCGACCTGTTTATGATGCCTTGTATCAGATTCTTGGGAAAGACCAAACAACGCGTCTCATGGAGCGTGAAATTATCGAGATTGCACCCCTCGCATATATGCGTGGGCGAACCTTGGATGATGCCTTTGTCATTCTAGATGAAGCCCAAAATACGACCATCATGCAGATGAAGATGTTCTTGACTCGTTTAGGCTTTAATTCTAAGATGATTGTCAATGGAGATATCAGTCAGATTGACCTGCCGCGTAATGTCAAGTCCGGTTTGATTGATGCTCAAGAAAAACTCAAGAACATTCACCAAATTGACTTTGTTCATTTTTCAGCTAAAGATGTGGTTCGCCATCCAGTTGTTGCTCAGATTATCCGAGCTTATGAACCAGCACCTGTCAAGAATGAAGAGAGTGAAGAATTAGAGTCTCAACCTCTGTCTGAAGGATAG
- the rpmI gene encoding 50S ribosomal protein L35 translates to MPKQKTHRASAKRFKRTGSGGLKRFRAYTSHRFHGKTKKQRRHLRKASMVHSGDYKRIKAMLTRLK, encoded by the coding sequence ATGCCAAAACAAAAAACACACCGCGCATCAGCTAAACGTTTCAAACGTACAGGTTCTGGTGGACTTAAACGTTTCCGTGCTTACACTTCTCACCGTTTCCACGGAAAAACTAAGAAACAACGTCGTCATCTTCGTAAAGCATCTATGGTGCATTCAGGAGATTACAAACGTATCAAAGCAATGCTTACTCGCTTGAAATAA
- a CDS encoding DNA internalization-related competence protein ComEC/Rec2 produces the protein MLQRIKTFPVPLIYLSFLLLWLYYAIFSASYIALLGFVFLLVCLFIQFSWKSASKVLVLCGIFGFWFVFQNWQQSQASQNLADSVERVRILPDTIKVNGDSLSFRGKHDGRIFQVYYKLQSEEEKEAFQTLIDLHEIELEGKLSEPEGQRNFGGFDYQAYLKTQGIYQTINIKKIQSLQKVGSWDIGENLSSLRRKAVVWIKTHFPDPMRNYMTGLLLGHLDTDFEEMNELYSSLGIIHLFALSGMQVGFFMDGFKKLLLRLGLTQEKLKWLTYPFSLIYAGLTGFSASVIRSLWQKLLAQHGYKGLDNFALTVLVLFIVMPNFFLTAGGVLSCAYDFILTMTSKEGEGLKAVTRESLVISLGILPILSFYFAEFQPWSILLTFVFSFLFDLAFLPLLSILFVLSFLYPVIQLNFIFEWLEGMIRFVSQVASRPLVFGQPNAWLLVLLLISLALVYDLRKNIKRLAVLSLLITGLFFLTKHPLENEITMLDVGQGESIFLRDVTGKIILIDVGGKAESSKKIEKWQEKTTTSNAQRSLIPYLKGRGVAKIDQLILTNTDKEHVGDLLEVTKAFHVGEILVSKGSLKQKEFVAELQATQTKVRSVTAGENLPIFGSRLEVLSPRKIGNGNHEDSLVLYGKLLDKNFLFTGNLEEKGEKDLLRQYPDLEVDVLKASQHGSKKLSSSAFLEQLKPEFTLISVGKNNRTKLPHQETLTRLEGINSKVYRTDQQGAIRFKGWNRWKIESVR, from the coding sequence ATGTTACAGCGGATTAAGACTTTCCCTGTTCCCCTAATCTATCTGAGTTTTCTATTGCTCTGGCTTTACTACGCCATTTTTTCAGCATCCTATATCGCACTGCTAGGCTTCGTTTTTCTGCTAGTCTGTCTCTTTATCCAATTTTCTTGGAAATCTGCTAGCAAAGTTCTAGTGCTTTGTGGAATTTTTGGATTCTGGTTTGTTTTTCAAAATTGGCAACAGAGTCAAGCGAGTCAAAATTTGGCGGATTCTGTTGAAAGGGTGCGGATTTTGCCTGACACTATTAAGGTCAATGGTGATAGTCTGTCCTTTCGTGGTAAGCATGATGGACGCATTTTTCAAGTCTATTATAAACTCCAGTCCGAGGAGGAGAAAGAAGCCTTTCAAACTTTAATAGACCTTCATGAGATAGAACTTGAAGGAAAACTTTCGGAGCCAGAAGGGCAGAGAAATTTTGGTGGTTTTGACTACCAAGCCTATCTGAAGACTCAGGGAATTTACCAGACTATCAATATCAAAAAAATTCAGTCACTTCAAAAGGTTGGCAGTTGGGATATAGGTGAAAACCTGTCCAGCTTACGTCGAAAGGCTGTAGTTTGGATCAAGACGCACTTTCCAGATCCTATGCGCAATTACATGACGGGGCTTCTATTAGGACATCTGGACACCGACTTTGAGGAGATGAATGAGCTTTATTCTAGTCTAGGAATTATCCATCTTTTTGCCTTGTCGGGCATGCAGGTAGGCTTTTTCATGGATGGATTTAAGAAACTTCTCTTGCGATTGGGCTTGACTCAAGAAAAGTTGAAATGGCTGACTTATCCCTTTTCCCTTATCTATGCGGGCCTGACAGGGTTTTCAGCATCGGTCATTCGCAGTCTTTGGCAAAAACTATTGGCTCAACATGGCTATAAGGGATTAGATAATTTTGCCCTGACTGTGCTTGTTCTCTTTATCGTCATGCCTAACTTTTTCCTGACTGCAGGAGGAGTTTTGTCCTGCGCTTATGATTTTATCTTGACTATGACCAGCAAAGAAGGAGAGGGCCTAAAGGCTGTGACCAGAGAAAGTCTAGTCATTTCCTTGGGAATATTGCCCATTCTGTCCTTCTATTTTGCGGAATTTCAACCTTGGTCCATCCTTTTGACCTTTGTCTTTTCCTTTCTATTTGACTTGGCCTTCTTACCGCTCTTGTCTATCTTATTTGTCCTTTCATTTCTCTATCCAGTCATTCAGCTTAATTTTATTTTTGAATGGTTGGAGGGGATGATTCGCTTTGTATCACAGGTGGCAAGTAGACCGCTTGTCTTTGGACAACCCAATGCATGGCTTTTAGTTTTATTGTTAATTTCCTTGGCTTTAGTATATGATTTGAGGAAAAACATTAAAAGGCTAGCAGTATTGAGCTTATTGATTACGGGTCTCTTTTTCTTGACCAAGCATCCACTGGAAAATGAAATTACCATGCTGGATGTGGGGCAAGGCGAAAGTATTTTCCTACGGGATGTAACTGGTAAGATCATTCTTATAGATGTCGGCGGCAAGGCAGAATCTAGCAAGAAAATCGAAAAATGGCAAGAAAAGACGACGACAAGCAACGCCCAGCGAAGCTTGATTCCCTATCTAAAAGGTCGAGGAGTAGCCAAGATTGACCAGCTGATTTTAACAAATACAGACAAGGAGCATGTTGGAGATTTGTTGGAGGTGACCAAGGCTTTCCATGTAGGGGAGATTTTAGTATCAAAAGGTAGTCTGAAACAGAAGGAATTTGTGGCAGAACTACAGGCAACTCAAACCAAGGTGCGTAGTGTGACAGCAGGAGAGAACTTGCCAATTTTTGGAAGTCGGTTAGAAGTCCTGTCTCCAAGGAAAATTGGAAATGGAAATCATGAAGATTCCCTGGTTTTGTATGGAAAACTCTTGGATAAAAACTTTCTTTTCACAGGAAATTTGGAGGAAAAAGGAGAGAAGGACTTGCTGAGGCAATATCCTGACCTAGAGGTGGATGTTTTGAAAGCTAGCCAACATGGCTCTAAAAAATTATCAAGTTCAGCCTTTTTAGAACAGCTCAAACCAGAGTTTACTCTCATTTCAGTTGGAAAGAACAATCGAACGAAACTCCCCCATCAGGAAACCTTGACACGACTGGAAGGTATCAATAGCAAAGTTTATCGAACTGACCAGCAGGGAGCTATACGCTTTAAAGGGTGGAATAGATGGAAAATCGAAAGCGTTCGATAG